Proteins encoded together in one Nitrospiraceae bacterium window:
- a CDS encoding ABC transporter ATP-binding protein: MIEVIDISKSFYTPAGELKVLRNINLHIKAGEMIAIVGASGVGKSTLLHILGTLDKPTTGKLLYDKTDIFSLDDQSIASFRNNSVGFVFQFHHLLPEFTALENVMMPGLISMGSQLKKSNGFSYKEIAEKSERLLKELGVYDRKDHRPGELSGGEQQRVAVARALILDPKVVFADEPTGNLDTHTGEELFKLLIDLNSKKQITFIIVTHNESLAKQCHRVIEMVDGKIKSSA, encoded by the coding sequence ATGATCGAAGTAATAGATATATCAAAATCATTTTATACTCCTGCAGGCGAGCTGAAGGTTCTTAGGAACATTAACCTTCATATAAAAGCAGGAGAGATGATAGCTATTGTCGGAGCCTCAGGCGTTGGCAAGAGCACCCTGCTTCACATCCTTGGCACGCTGGACAAACCCACAACAGGAAAACTTCTTTATGATAAAACAGATATTTTTTCTCTTGATGATCAGTCAATAGCGTCTTTCAGAAATAATTCTGTAGGTTTTGTCTTTCAGTTTCATCATCTCCTTCCTGAATTTACAGCGCTTGAGAATGTGATGATGCCAGGGTTGATAAGTATGGGTTCTCAATTAAAAAAATCAAACGGTTTTAGCTATAAGGAAATTGCAGAAAAGTCAGAAAGGCTTCTTAAAGAACTGGGTGTTTATGACAGAAAAGATCACAGGCCCGGAGAGCTTTCAGGAGGAGAGCAGCAGCGCGTTGCTGTTGCGCGCGCATTGATACTCGATCCAAAAGTGGTCTTTGCTGATGAGCCTACAGGCAATCTTGATACGCATACGGGCGAGGAATTATTCAAACTTCTCATAGATCTCAATTCCAAAAAACAGATTACCTTTATCATCGTCACTCACAATGAATCTCTCGCTAAACAGTGTCATAGGGTTATAGAGATGGTGGATGGAAAGATCAAGAGTTCTGCCTAA
- the mqnC gene encoding dehypoxanthine futalosine cyclase, with translation MNRINKKQALELLKSADLLELGQMADEIRKTLHPDKTVTFVVDRNINYTNICINKCTFCAFWRDKKDKDAYVLDRDSLYKKIEETIALGGTQILIQGGLHPDFGIDYYTELLKDIKSHFDINIHGFSPPEICYIADSADLTIKEAIRILKSAGLDSIPGGGAEILSDRVREILSPKKIKTSSWLKVMEEAHRLGMRTTATMMFGSVETEEDIIEHLDAVRNLQDGTKGFTAFIPWTFQPGNTKFIKEKKKIDFNQATAVDYLKVLALSRIYLDNVKNIQASWVTQGLKIAEVALRFGANDFGSTMIEENVVAAAGVSYRVSKEDIIRTIKNAGFKPAQRDTTYRILEEF, from the coding sequence ATGAACAGAATAAATAAAAAACAAGCCTTAGAATTACTGAAGAGTGCTGATCTTCTTGAACTTGGACAGATGGCAGACGAGATACGAAAAACTCTTCATCCAGACAAGACTGTAACTTTTGTCGTAGACAGAAATATCAACTACACAAACATCTGCATAAACAAATGCACATTCTGCGCATTTTGGCGCGACAAAAAAGACAAAGATGCATATGTGCTCGACAGAGATTCTCTTTATAAAAAAATCGAAGAGACAATTGCATTGGGAGGCACACAGATACTTATTCAGGGAGGACTTCATCCTGATTTTGGAATAGATTATTACACTGAATTACTAAAAGATATAAAATCACACTTTGATATAAATATTCACGGATTCTCCCCGCCTGAGATCTGCTATATCGCAGACAGCGCTGACCTTACGATCAAAGAAGCGATAAGAATTTTAAAATCAGCAGGACTAGACTCAATTCCCGGAGGCGGAGCAGAGATATTGTCAGACAGAGTGCGGGAGATATTAAGTCCGAAAAAAATAAAAACATCTTCATGGCTTAAGGTGATGGAAGAAGCTCACAGACTCGGCATGAGAACAACTGCAACAATGATGTTTGGGAGTGTTGAAACAGAAGAAGATATTATCGAACATCTCGATGCAGTCAGAAATCTTCAGGATGGGACAAAAGGTTTTACTGCATTTATCCCATGGACATTCCAGCCGGGCAATACTAAATTTATCAAAGAAAAGAAGAAAATTGATTTTAATCAGGCAACTGCTGTTGATTATCTAAAAGTTCTTGCGCTGTCCAGAATCTATCTGGACAATGTTAAAAACATACAGGCATCTTGGGTAACGCAGGGATTAAAGATAGCAGAGGTTGCTCTCAGATTCGGCGCAAATGATTTCGGCTCGACAATGATTGAGGAAAATGTTGTTGCAGCAGCAGGGGTAAGCTACAGAGTATCAAAGGAAGATATTATTAGGACAATAAAAAACGCCGGCTTCAAACCCGCGCAAAGAGATACCACCTACAGAATCTTAGAAGAGTTCTAG
- the glgP gene encoding alpha-glucan family phosphorylase, whose amino-acid sequence MKMTISWINGFEQDIRRVKIHLMTPVQIELQEFTREPKIAYFSMEIGVANDIPTYSGGLGVLAGDTIRSGADLKLPMVAVTLLSKKGYFNQNIDEKGRQIESPVEWDPSKYMILLPEKIDVNIEGRSVTVQAWLYIVKSLRNGSIPVFFLDTDIEENSPQDREITSYLYGGDHLYRLKQELVLGIGGVRMLHELGFEIKKYHMNEGHASLLTLELLLRYKRPIEDVWDERLVWDVDRVKDICVFTTHTPVEAGHDKFSYDLLLKTMGELIPVNILKDLGGKVLLNMTMLALNLSEFVNGVAKKHGEVSQSMFPGYQISAITNGVHSYTWTCESMKKLYDKYLPGWANEPELFVRMSRIPEDELWQAHMEAKKILVDFVNSETNADMDYDTLTIGFARRATAYKRPDLIFHDIEKLESIAGKKIQLVFSGKAHPRDDHGKWLIEKLHIIKERLKEKIKIVYMQNYDMQKALKIVSGVDLWLNTPLRPHEASGTSGMKAAHNGVPNFSVLDGWWIEGHIEGFTGWSIGPSPTETTLSNDIDAIDKRDAEDLYNKLETIIIPLYYSDKHTWIRVMQNTIGKNAYYFNSHRMMRRYVTEAYIR is encoded by the coding sequence ATGAAAATGACTATATCATGGATTAATGGATTTGAACAAGACATCAGGCGTGTTAAAATACATTTAATGACTCCGGTACAAATAGAGCTTCAGGAATTTACAAGAGAACCAAAGATCGCTTATTTCTCTATGGAGATAGGCGTTGCCAATGATATTCCAACATACAGCGGAGGACTTGGAGTTCTTGCAGGAGATACCATAAGGTCCGGCGCTGATTTGAAACTGCCGATGGTGGCAGTCACACTTCTCAGCAAAAAAGGTTACTTCAATCAAAACATCGACGAAAAAGGCAGACAGATCGAATCGCCTGTTGAATGGGATCCGTCAAAATACATGATACTCCTCCCTGAAAAAATCGATGTAAATATAGAAGGCCGTTCTGTCACAGTGCAGGCATGGCTTTACATTGTTAAAAGTCTCAGAAACGGCAGTATTCCTGTCTTTTTTTTGGATACAGATATTGAGGAAAATTCTCCTCAAGACAGAGAAATTACTTCTTATTTATACGGCGGTGATCATTTATACAGATTAAAGCAGGAGCTTGTGCTTGGAATTGGCGGGGTAAGAATGCTCCATGAGCTTGGATTCGAGATAAAAAAATATCATATGAACGAGGGTCACGCAAGTCTTCTTACACTCGAACTTTTACTGAGATATAAACGGCCGATAGAAGATGTCTGGGACGAGAGGCTTGTCTGGGATGTTGACCGCGTGAAAGACATTTGTGTGTTTACAACCCACACTCCTGTTGAAGCAGGACACGACAAATTCTCTTATGACCTTTTGCTCAAAACAATGGGAGAACTTATTCCTGTTAATATATTAAAAGACCTCGGCGGCAAGGTTCTCCTCAATATGACTATGCTTGCGCTTAATCTCAGCGAGTTTGTTAACGGAGTGGCAAAAAAACACGGCGAAGTTTCTCAGAGCATGTTCCCGGGTTATCAGATTTCAGCAATTACTAATGGGGTACATTCATATACATGGACATGCGAAAGCATGAAAAAATTGTATGACAAATATCTTCCGGGCTGGGCAAATGAACCTGAGCTTTTTGTACGAATGAGCAGGATCCCTGAGGATGAATTATGGCAGGCTCATATGGAAGCAAAAAAAATCCTGGTTGATTTTGTTAATTCAGAAACAAATGCAGACATGGATTATGACACTCTTACAATCGGCTTTGCACGAAGGGCAACAGCGTACAAAAGGCCTGACTTAATATTTCATGATATCGAAAAGCTCGAAAGCATTGCCGGCAAAAAAATTCAACTGGTGTTTTCAGGCAAGGCACATCCAAGAGACGACCATGGCAAATGGCTTATAGAAAAACTTCATATTATTAAAGAAAGGCTCAAAGAAAAAATAAAAATTGTTTATATGCAAAATTACGATATGCAAAAAGCGCTCAAGATTGTGTCTGGGGTTGATCTCTGGCTCAACACACCTCTAAGACCTCATGAGGCATCAGGAACAAGCGGCATGAAAGCTGCTCACAATGGAGTGCCTAATTTCAGTGTGCTTGACGGATGGTGGATCGAAGGACATATTGAAGGTTTCACAGGCTGGTCCATAGGCCCAAGCCCTACTGAAACAACTCTTTCAAATGATATTGATGCAATTGACAAAAGAGATGCTGAAGATCTTTACAACAAACTTGAAACTATTATAATTCCTCTGTATTACTCAGACAAACATACATGGATCAGGGTAATGCAGAATACGATCGGGAAAAACGCCTATTATTTCAACAGCCACAGAATGATGAGAAGATATGTTACAGAAGCTTATATACGATAG
- a CDS encoding lipoprotein-releasing ABC transporter permease subunit, whose amino-acid sequence MHKLLPYYVFIAFRYLRSKKKHKGISLNTAISAGGVAVGVMALLVVLSVMSGFHEDLQRKILGVNAHVVILNYRGGIVDYNIVIEKVKKEKDVVSASPFVLGQVMVSYGKRGHGVILRGIDPVQEAKTTEIKKYFKSGKIEDLKTEKGIPGIIIGRELASNLGVFKGDIINIISPVGEIGPMGMLPKVRQFKISAIFEVGMFEYDSNLVMTEIPPAQEFFGTGNTITGIELKIKDVYKAKEVREQVQKILDFPYYGRDWMQMNKNLFAALKLEKLAMFVILVLIILVASFNIVGTLIMNVIEKSREIAILKAMGATNKGIMSVFMLQGLLIGLAGTIIGVVGGCVLGYAFNNVIKLPPEIYYLSHLPIKMKLTDFLSVSGAAIAISFLATIYPALQAAKLDPVEPLRYE is encoded by the coding sequence ATGCACAAACTTTTACCCTATTATGTTTTTATTGCCTTTAGGTATCTAAGATCTAAAAAGAAGCACAAAGGCATTTCGCTTAACACTGCAATCTCAGCAGGCGGAGTTGCAGTAGGCGTTATGGCATTGCTTGTTGTGCTCTCAGTCATGAGCGGATTTCACGAAGACCTTCAGAGAAAGATATTAGGCGTAAATGCACATGTAGTTATTCTCAATTACAGAGGCGGCATAGTCGACTATAACATTGTGATCGAGAAAGTAAAAAAAGAGAAGGATGTGGTTTCTGCCTCTCCTTTTGTTTTGGGGCAGGTAATGGTTTCATACGGCAAAAGGGGGCATGGAGTAATACTCAGAGGAATTGATCCTGTCCAAGAGGCAAAAACAACCGAGATAAAAAAATATTTTAAGAGCGGGAAAATAGAAGATTTAAAAACGGAAAAAGGCATACCTGGAATCATTATCGGCAGAGAGCTTGCAAGCAATCTCGGCGTTTTTAAGGGCGATATAATAAATATTATTTCTCCTGTTGGAGAGATCGGTCCAATGGGAATGCTCCCAAAAGTCAGGCAGTTCAAGATTTCTGCAATATTTGAAGTCGGTATGTTTGAATATGATTCAAATCTTGTTATGACAGAGATACCTCCTGCGCAGGAGTTCTTCGGAACCGGAAACACAATAACAGGAATAGAACTTAAAATAAAAGATGTTTATAAGGCAAAGGAAGTGAGAGAACAGGTTCAAAAAATCCTAGATTTTCCATACTACGGCAGGGACTGGATGCAGATGAACAAAAACCTTTTTGCGGCCTTAAAACTTGAGAAGCTTGCAATGTTCGTAATATTAGTTCTGATAATTCTTGTTGCATCATTCAATATCGTCGGCACTCTCATAATGAATGTCATAGAAAAATCCCGAGAGATCGCAATACTAAAAGCGATGGGAGCGACAAACAAAGGGATAATGTCTGTGTTCATGCTCCAGGGGCTTTTAATCGGGCTTGCAGGAACAATTATAGGAGTCGTAGGAGGATGTGTTCTCGGCTACGCATTCAATAATGTCATCAAACTTCCTCCTGAGATTTATTATCTGAGTCATCTGCCTATCAAGATGAAGCTGACGGATTTTCTTTCTGTCTCAGGCGCTGCAATAGCAATCAGTTTTCTTGCAACAATATATCCTGCGCTTCAGGCGGCAAAACTGGATCCTGTTGAGCCATTGAGGTATGAGTGA
- a CDS encoding OFA family MFS transporter: MNRGWIVTFSGVGLNLALGVLYAWSIFGKQLTESLDKGGFGWTKTNATLPYTIAIACFAFMMVPAGKLQDKFGPRIIATCGAFLTGLGLFVTGFASHDNILFAIIGFGIITGTGLGLGYASATPAAVKWFPPEKKGLITGLVVSGFGLAPVYIAPLSKYLLANYGINKSFIILSAIFTFFMLILTQFIKNPPAPVCAVKPSTPGDPCRVDYTWKEMLKTSKFYLLYIQYVCAATAGLMIIGHLAKIISVQSNNTIIIGPFCVAMLAIFNAGGRIIAGIVSDYIGRILTLSLVFLMQAIVMFFFTQFSTEATFVMGSALVGFNYGACLALFPATTADYWGTKNLGLNYGILFTAWGVGGVFGPLLAGRIADITGNYTSAYYIAAVLLIVAVILSGFSYAKISSENYNGKS; the protein is encoded by the coding sequence ATGAACAGAGGATGGATCGTTACTTTTTCTGGCGTTGGCCTTAATCTTGCGCTTGGAGTTCTTTATGCATGGAGCATATTCGGCAAACAGCTGACTGAAAGTCTTGACAAAGGCGGGTTTGGCTGGACCAAAACAAATGCTACCCTCCCTTATACAATTGCTATTGCATGCTTTGCCTTTATGATGGTTCCTGCGGGCAAACTTCAGGATAAGTTCGGTCCGCGGATTATTGCAACATGCGGAGCCTTTCTGACAGGACTTGGACTTTTTGTAACAGGTTTTGCAAGTCATGATAATATTCTTTTTGCAATTATCGGCTTTGGAATTATAACAGGAACAGGACTTGGACTCGGCTATGCATCTGCTACTCCTGCAGCAGTAAAATGGTTTCCTCCTGAGAAAAAGGGGTTAATAACAGGACTTGTGGTAAGCGGGTTCGGCCTTGCGCCAGTCTACATCGCACCGCTCAGCAAATATCTTCTTGCAAATTACGGCATTAATAAATCTTTTATAATTCTAAGCGCCATATTTACTTTTTTCATGTTAATACTCACACAATTCATAAAAAATCCTCCTGCTCCTGTATGTGCTGTTAAACCTTCGACTCCAGGTGACCCATGCAGAGTTGATTACACATGGAAGGAAATGTTAAAAACCTCGAAATTCTATCTGCTTTATATACAATATGTTTGCGCTGCAACTGCAGGGCTGATGATAATAGGACATCTGGCAAAAATAATTTCTGTGCAATCAAACAACACAATTATCATAGGCCCGTTTTGTGTTGCAATGCTGGCAATATTCAATGCTGGCGGAAGAATCATTGCTGGTATTGTTTCTGATTATATTGGAAGAATCTTAACTCTATCTCTTGTTTTTTTAATGCAGGCAATTGTGATGTTCTTCTTCACTCAATTCTCGACTGAAGCAACTTTTGTTATGGGTTCTGCGCTTGTGGGATTTAATTATGGGGCTTGCCTTGCACTTTTCCCTGCTACAACAGCCGATTACTGGGGAACAAAAAATCTCGGTCTGAATTACGGCATCCTTTTTACAGCATGGGGCGTAGGCGGAGTTTTCGGTCCTTTGCTTGCCGGCAGGATTGCCGACATAACAGGAAATTATACATCAGCATACTATATTGCAGCTGTACTTCTGATTGTGGCAGTAATACTCTCAGGATTTTCTTATGCAAAGATCTCTTCGGAAAATTATAATGGCAAGAGCTGA